TGCGGCTTTACACGGGGATGGTTCATGAGTTGGCCCTGTGTTCCAACACCCTCGGCCACATTCGCGATGAGACCATTGCCGGCATCTGCATCAGCCTGCGCCTGCAGCGCTGTATGAACCGCATTCTTTTACGCACGAAGATCGTGCCTCGCCGCCCAAAGTCCAAACCCGCCTCTAAGAGCGCCGCCTAGGGATAACCGATCCGCTAACCACTGCTGCCCTTGCTTGACCGCCGCGGAAATCTGCCGATGGTAAAGGGCAATGCAATCCGCCGCCCTGATCGACAGCGCGTCCGCCGCTTTTATAGCGGGCTTGGTCACCAGCCCACACTGTGTGGGGATGTGTGGCCCGATCGGCTGCGCAACGCTACCCTTGGGCCAGTCGGAAAGTTCGCTGGCCTGGGCAACAGCCAGCTACCACCTGTGCCGCTCGCTGGCGTACATGATCATCTGTCTGCTGGCGGGCCTGATTGGCGGTTCGGCGCTGGACGCCTTTGGCGCGGCTCCGGCGAAAATATTACCCTGGCTGATGGTCGCCATGTTCCTGGCCGTCGCATTCCGGCTCGACCGGCATTTACCCAAGCCTCGGGCTTGGAGCGGACTTTTTCAAAAGATCAGCCGCAAGGTCCGCGCCTTGCCCCGCTGGCTGCTC
The genomic region above belongs to Cerasicoccus sp. TK19100 and contains:
- a CDS encoding sulfite exporter TauE/SafE family protein, whose amino-acid sequence is MQSAALIDSASAAFIAGLVTSPHCVGMCGPIGCATLPLGQSESSLAWATASYHLCRSLAYMIICLLAGLIGGSALDAFGAAPAKILPWLMVAMFLAVAFRLDRHLPKPRAWSGLFQKISRKVRALPRWLLGAGLGAMTPLLPCGPLYLIFTVALFSGDPVRGAEIGLAFALGTIPLLALAQGGYFRYKGKFSPTVLRWVQCVFALAAAGLITYRMIASDGLFGEQFCH